The Candidatus Angelobacter sp. genome window below encodes:
- the glyA gene encoding serine hydroxymethyltransferase, with amino-acid sequence MTLDEIIFHLIKKEEDRQVRGLELIASENYVSTNVLKATGSILTNKYAEGYPGKRYYGGCEIVDKIERIAIDRAKKLFHAEYVNVQPHSGSQANAAVYMACLNPGDKILGFDLTHGGHLTHGSSVSFSGKIYRSLFYGLKKESGLINYEHVENLVEKEKKIKLIICGASSYSRDIDYSIFRKIADRIGAILLADISHPAGLIAKGLLNNPFPHCHIVTSTTHKTLRGPRGGMILLGKDFEYSKLGKSKKMSQLIRNAVFPGLQGGPLENVIAAKAASFREALTESFMRYVKQVVKNAKKLAKSFVSLGYKIISNGTENHCMLLDLSNKNITGIEAEQLLASADITVNKNMIPFDNQSPFVTSGIRIGTSAVSTRGLKENDMEEIANWIDEVFHCKNDQLKMDRIKKEINNKMRSYPLFKG; translated from the coding sequence ATGACTCTAGATGAAATTATTTTTCATTTAATTAAAAAAGAAGAAGATAGACAAGTTAGAGGACTTGAGCTTATCGCTTCGGAAAATTACGTTAGTACGAATGTACTAAAAGCAACGGGGTCAATTTTGACTAACAAATACGCTGAAGGATATCCAGGTAAAAGATATTATGGGGGATGTGAAATTGTAGATAAAATAGAAAGGATAGCTATTGATAGAGCTAAAAAACTGTTTCATGCTGAATATGTAAATGTTCAACCTCATTCAGGATCTCAGGCAAATGCAGCGGTTTACATGGCTTGTTTAAACCCTGGAGATAAAATCCTTGGGTTTGATTTAACACATGGAGGACATCTAACTCATGGTTCTTCTGTTAGTTTTTCTGGAAAAATTTATCGATCTTTATTTTATGGTTTAAAAAAAGAAAGTGGATTGATTAACTATGAACATGTAGAAAATTTAGTGGAAAAAGAAAAAAAAATTAAATTGATTATATGTGGGGCTTCTTCTTATTCTAGGGATATTGACTATTCCATCTTTCGGAAGATCGCAGATAGAATTGGAGCTATTCTGCTTGCAGATATCTCTCATCCAGCTGGATTAATAGCCAAAGGACTCCTTAACAATCCTTTTCCCCATTGCCATATAGTTACTTCTACTACACATAAAACTCTTAGAGGACCTAGAGGAGGAATGATTCTTTTAGGGAAAGATTTTGAATATTCTAAACTAGGAAAATCAAAAAAAATGTCTCAACTTATTAGAAATGCTGTATTTCCAGGCCTTCAAGGTGGCCCTCTTGAAAATGTTATAGCCGCAAAAGCGGCTTCTTTTAGAGAAGCTTTAACAGAGTCGTTTATGCGTTACGTTAAGCAAGTTGTAAAAAATGCTAAAAAATTAGCAAAATCCTTTGTTTCCCTAGGTTATAAAATAATCTCAAATGGAACGGAAAATCATTGTATGCTACTTGATTTAAGTAACAAAAATATCACAGGGATAGAAGCAGAACAACTTTTGGCATCTGCTGATATTACAGTTAACAAAAATATGATTCCTTTTGATAATCAGTCTCCTTTTGTTACTTCAGGAATTAGAATAGGAACATCTGCTGTTAGCACAAGAGGCCTAAAAGAGAATGACATGGAAGAAATAGCTAATTGGATCGATGAAGTTTTCCACTGTAAAAACGATCAATTAAAAATGGATAGAATTAAAAAGGAAATTAACAATAAAATGAGATCTTATCCATTATTTAAAGGATAG
- the lon gene encoding endopeptidase La: MLTEETEFIPLIVQEDENTFLSEEIPDQLCILPIRNIVLFPGVGTPITAGRNMSLHLLQDSYNSNNKIIGVLTQKDFRVENPTEKDLYRIGTVAKILRLLRMPDGSITVIIQGKCRFKVNRVIQYKPYIKVEYIILNENIPTDKDEEYNALIEALKDLSIKVVQENPNLPSEIGFALKNIENNYFLVNFISTNMNLSIKDKQSLLEHNNMKNRAMEAFRFLTIEYKQIRIKNDIQYRVRNNIDQQQREFFLHQQIKVIQEELGEISAEKEIENIREMGEKKNWTKEAKEKFERELVKIQRTNPHLPEYPSLINYLEIMLDLPWKIYSKDNLDLKHAKKILDRDHYGLEKVKERIIEYLSVLKLKGDMRSPILCFYGPPGVGKTSLGRSIAYAINRKYVRISLGGIYDESEIRGHRRTYVGAMPGRLIQGMIKSGTSNPVFILDEIDKISIGLHGDASAALLEVLDPEQNVHFYDNYLDISYDLSKVMFIATSNSISSIKPALLDRMEILEINGYTVEEKIQIVKKHILPKQLEKNGLNQGDLKVNSKNLEKIILGYTSESGIRSIEKKISKLTRYSARKKAMNKKYVKRLNFDKIEEILGTPYPFLNYEGNNIPGVVIGLAWTPYGGDILYIESILAKGNGKLNLTGNLGWVMKESAYIAWQYAKAYNEDFGIDPEMFETYNVHLHVPSGSVPKDGPSAGVAILCSLVSVYTGKKVKAHLAMTGEITLRGKVLAVGGIPEKILAAKRAEIHEIILPKENKKSVDNIKSKEVLGIFLNYVSNMKEVIELALEK; this comes from the coding sequence ATGCTAACTGAAGAAACTGAATTCATACCATTAATTGTACAGGAGGACGAGAATACTTTTCTAAGTGAAGAAATACCGGATCAATTATGCATACTCCCTATTAGGAATATAGTTTTGTTTCCTGGAGTAGGAACTCCAATTACAGCGGGCAGAAATATGTCTTTGCATCTTTTGCAAGATTCATATAACTCTAATAATAAAATTATAGGGGTTCTTACCCAAAAAGATTTTAGGGTAGAAAATCCTACTGAAAAAGATCTTTACAGAATAGGTACTGTCGCTAAGATTCTTAGACTTCTAAGAATGCCAGATGGTAGCATTACAGTAATTATTCAAGGTAAATGTAGATTCAAGGTAAATCGTGTTATACAATATAAACCATATATAAAAGTAGAATATATAATTTTAAACGAGAATATTCCAACTGACAAGGATGAAGAATATAATGCTTTAATAGAAGCTCTCAAAGATTTGTCTATAAAAGTAGTTCAAGAAAATCCTAATCTTCCTTCTGAAATAGGATTTGCCCTAAAGAATATAGAAAATAACTATTTTTTGGTGAATTTTATATCAACAAACATGAATTTATCTATCAAAGATAAGCAAAGCTTACTTGAACATAACAATATGAAAAATAGGGCAATGGAAGCTTTTCGTTTTTTAACTATTGAGTATAAGCAAATTAGGATAAAAAATGATATACAATATCGTGTGCGAAACAATATAGATCAACAACAACGTGAGTTTTTCTTGCATCAACAAATAAAAGTTATTCAAGAAGAGCTGGGAGAGATTTCAGCAGAAAAAGAAATTGAAAATATTAGGGAAATGGGGGAAAAAAAAAATTGGACTAAAGAAGCTAAAGAAAAATTTGAACGCGAATTAGTTAAAATCCAACGCACTAATCCTCATTTGCCAGAATACCCTTCATTGATAAATTACCTTGAAATAATGCTTGATTTACCCTGGAAAATATATTCTAAGGATAATTTAGACCTTAAACATGCTAAAAAAATTCTAGATAGAGACCATTATGGTCTAGAAAAAGTAAAAGAACGAATTATTGAATATCTTTCAGTTTTAAAGCTTAAAGGGGATATGCGATCTCCTATTTTATGTTTTTATGGGCCTCCCGGAGTTGGAAAAACATCATTAGGAAGATCTATAGCTTACGCTATAAATAGAAAATATGTGAGAATCTCTTTAGGTGGAATCTATGATGAATCTGAAATACGAGGGCATAGAAGAACTTATGTTGGGGCAATGCCTGGAAGATTAATTCAGGGAATGATAAAATCAGGAACATCAAATCCTGTTTTCATACTTGATGAAATTGATAAAATATCAATTGGATTACACGGAGATGCTTCTGCTGCACTTTTGGAAGTTCTAGATCCAGAACAAAATGTGCATTTTTATGATAATTATCTTGATATAAGTTATGATTTATCCAAGGTAATGTTTATTGCTACATCCAATTCAATTTCTTCAATAAAACCAGCTCTTTTAGATCGCATGGAAATCCTTGAGATAAATGGTTATACAGTTGAGGAAAAAATTCAAATAGTAAAAAAACATATATTACCAAAACAATTAGAAAAAAACGGTCTGAATCAAGGGGACTTGAAAGTAAATTCTAAAAATCTTGAAAAGATTATATTAGGGTATACATCTGAATCAGGAATACGAAGTATTGAAAAAAAGATTTCTAAATTAACTCGTTATTCGGCAAGAAAAAAAGCAATGAATAAAAAATATGTTAAACGTTTGAATTTTGATAAAATTGAAGAGATACTAGGTACTCCTTACCCTTTCCTTAATTACGAAGGAAATAATATCCCTGGAGTTGTCATTGGATTAGCTTGGACTCCATATGGAGGAGATATTTTATACATAGAGTCAATTCTTGCAAAAGGGAACGGTAAATTGAATCTTACTGGAAACTTAGGTTGGGTGATGAAAGAATCTGCGTATATTGCTTGGCAATACGCGAAAGCTTATAATGAGGATTTTGGAATTGATCCAGAAATGTTTGAAACGTATAATGTCCATTTACATGTACCTTCTGGATCTGTACCTAAAGATGGGCCTTCAGCTGGCGTGGCAATTCTTTGCTCTTTAGTATCTGTTTACACTGGAAAAAAAGTTAAAGCTCATTTAGCGATGACAGGGGAAATAACACTTAGAGGTAAAGTTCTTGCTGTTGGAGGAATCCCGGAAAAGATATTAGCAGCTAAGAGAGCTGAGATTCATGAAATAATTCTACCCAAAGAAAATAAAAAAAGCGTGGATAATATTAAGTCAAAAGAGGTACTAGGAATTTTTTTAAATTATGTTTCTAATATGAAAGAAGTAATTGAATTAGCTTTAGAGAAATAA
- a CDS encoding shikimate dehydrogenase, with protein sequence MKVFGLIGRNIHYSFSREYFSEKFLEKNIRNSIYKLFDIENINKLKEFLRIKKRDLSGLNVTIPYKQNIIHFIDEISTDSRNVGAVNTIEIMQKGYIGYNTDIFGFEFSFKKHIKFHHKKALILGTGGASKAVIFVLKKLGLYFRCVSRNENEYSKNEYKNEYKNEYSKINEKNFLYEEITKYVLKDFKVIINCTPVGTYPNINDYPKIPYWEISQKHYLYDMVYNPIASRFLREGRKMGCFTKNGFEMLQLQADKAWSIWNRK encoded by the coding sequence ATGAAAGTTTTTGGATTAATTGGGAGAAATATTCATTATTCTTTTTCTAGGGAATATTTTTCAGAAAAATTTCTGGAAAAAAATATCAGAAATTCTATTTATAAACTTTTTGATATCGAAAATATTAATAAACTAAAAGAGTTTCTTCGTATAAAAAAAAGAGATCTCTCTGGATTGAACGTTACCATACCTTATAAGCAAAATATTATCCATTTTATTGATGAGATTAGTACGGATTCCAGGAATGTTGGAGCAGTTAATACAATTGAAATAATGCAAAAAGGGTATATTGGATACAATACAGATATTTTTGGATTCGAATTTTCTTTCAAAAAACATATAAAATTTCATCATAAAAAAGCCTTGATATTAGGTACAGGGGGAGCTTCAAAAGCTGTAATTTTTGTCCTTAAAAAATTAGGACTCTATTTTCGATGTGTTTCTAGAAATGAAAATGAATATTCTAAAAATGAATATAAAAATGAATATAAAAATGAATATTCTAAAATAAATGAAAAAAATTTTTTATACGAAGAAATAACCAAATACGTTTTAAAAGATTTTAAAGTAATTATTAACTGTACTCCAGTTGGTACTTATCCAAACATCAATGATTATCCAAAAATTCCATATTGGGAAATTTCCCAAAAACATTATCTATATGATATGGTATACAACCCTATTGCAAGTAGATTTCTTAGAGAGGGCCGTAAAATGGGATGCTTTACGAAAAATGGATTTGAAATGTTGCAATTACAAGCTGATAAAGCCTGGAGTATCTGGAATAGAAAATGA
- a CDS encoding 4Fe-4S dicluster domain-containing protein, whose translation MSIKITNECINCGACVAECPNHAIYEGSEEWSLSEGTNIKGIVKISSGLLIDAESSQTPEKRDIYFIVRDKCTECVGFYDEPQCMSVCPVDCCVLDEENVESKKSLLEKKKFLHGEPPI comes from the coding sequence GTGTCAATAAAAATAACTAATGAATGCATTAATTGCGGGGCTTGCGTCGCTGAGTGTCCTAATCACGCTATTTATGAGGGATCTGAAGAATGGTCTCTTTCCGAAGGAACAAATATTAAAGGAATAGTAAAAATAAGTTCAGGCCTTTTAATTGATGCGGAGTCTTCTCAGACTCCAGAGAAAAGGGATATTTATTTTATTGTCAGAGACAAATGTACAGAGTGTGTAGGATTTTATGATGAACCTCAATGTATGAGTGTCTGTCCAGTTGATTGCTGTGTTTTAGATGAAGAAAATGTAGAATCCAAGAAATCTCTACTTGAGAAAAAAAAATTTTTACATGGGGAGCCCCCTATTTAA
- the thrC gene encoding threonine synthase: MIYHSLGKTKHYVSFKEAVIRGLAPDNSLYFPEKIHKIEKIIKNFPSQSIYSIAMEVIKPYIGPEDIPEKILEEIIEDTLCFPLSLVKIHKEIYALELFHGPSMAFKDVGAIFMAGCLSYLRKEESKPLTVLVATSGDTGGAVAKGFHKIAGVEVVLIFPKGKISLFQEKQLTSVEDNITSLEIEGTFDDCQKLVKEAFLDKDLQNKCAITSANSINIARWLPQILYYFIVYKNISPSSEVFFSIPSGNFGNLCAGLLAAKMGLPIKHFIAATNSNDTVNRFIKTGKYAPLPSKYTLSNAMDVADPSNFTRIWHLSDRSFSKLKEKLDTYSFTDEETICAIESIFNKNGYMLDPHGALGYLGLQKYFQELKNSKDSMGIFLETAHPLKFTEKIPYDLQKQIIIPEHLKKLLKSEKKSIRLPNNYPALKEHLLNRGLPM; this comes from the coding sequence ATGATATATCATAGTCTAGGAAAGACTAAGCATTATGTTTCTTTTAAAGAAGCTGTAATAAGAGGATTGGCTCCAGATAATAGTCTTTACTTTCCAGAAAAAATACACAAAATAGAAAAAATAATTAAAAATTTTCCATCACAAAGCATATATTCTATTGCTATGGAAGTGATTAAACCTTACATAGGACCAGAGGATATCCCAGAAAAAATTTTAGAAGAAATCATAGAAGATACACTTTGCTTCCCATTATCTCTAGTGAAGATTCACAAAGAAATTTATGCTTTAGAGCTTTTTCATGGTCCTAGCATGGCTTTTAAAGATGTCGGTGCTATATTTATGGCAGGGTGTTTAAGTTATTTACGAAAAGAAGAAAGTAAACCACTAACGGTTTTAGTAGCTACTTCTGGAGACACTGGAGGAGCAGTTGCTAAAGGATTTCATAAAATAGCAGGAGTAGAAGTGGTTCTTATTTTTCCAAAGGGTAAAATTAGCCTGTTTCAGGAAAAACAGCTTACATCGGTAGAAGATAATATTACTTCTCTAGAAATAGAAGGTACTTTTGATGATTGTCAAAAATTGGTAAAAGAAGCTTTCCTGGATAAGGACCTACAAAATAAATGTGCTATTACTTCAGCTAATTCAATAAATATAGCAAGATGGTTGCCACAAATTTTGTATTATTTCATAGTTTACAAAAATATAAGTCCTTCTTCAGAAGTCTTTTTCTCTATTCCGAGTGGAAATTTTGGAAATCTTTGCGCAGGTTTGCTTGCTGCAAAAATGGGGCTACCAATAAAACATTTTATAGCAGCAACAAATTCTAACGATACGGTAAATCGATTTATAAAAACTGGAAAATATGCTCCCCTTCCAAGTAAATATACTTTATCAAATGCAATGGATGTAGCTGATCCAAGCAATTTTACTAGAATTTGGCATCTTTCTGATAGAAGCTTTTCTAAGCTTAAGGAAAAATTGGATACTTATAGCTTCACAGATGAAGAAACTATTTGTGCAATAGAATCTATTTTCAATAAAAATGGATATATGCTGGACCCACATGGAGCTTTAGGGTATCTAGGGCTTCAAAAATATTTTCAAGAATTGAAGAACTCTAAAGACTCAATGGGTATTTTTTTAGAGACAGCTCATCCATTGAAGTTTACGGAGAAAATTCCTTATGATTTGCAAAAGCAAATTATCATTCCTGAGCACTTAAAAAAGTTGCTTAAATCAGAAAAAAAATCCATTAGACTTCCTAATAATTACCCAGCATTAAAAGAACATTTATTAAATAGGGGGCTCCCCATGTAA
- a CDS encoding homoserine kinase, whose amino-acid sequence MEKIKIFAPATVANLVCGFDVIGLALNNPSDEILLKRSNKSGISILKIDGADFPLDPNKNVCLVSLKEFINECPYPIGFEIEILKKIKPGSGIGSSAASSAGVVAGANLLLGNPFSTLELIRFAMEGERLVSGSGGNHADNVAPVLMGGITLIRSYNPLDIANIHVPNDLWISVIHPSIEIKTSDARQILKKKVFMKDAIKQCGNFGSFIAGLYQGNYDLIRRSLEDVMVEPIRGMLIPSFYQVKAKCQEVGALGGGISGSGPSIFMLSKGEKTAYIVSSVMEGIYDSLKIEYQVYTSSINQKGLKWDEI is encoded by the coding sequence ATGGAAAAAATAAAAATATTTGCACCAGCTACTGTCGCAAACTTAGTTTGCGGGTTTGACGTAATAGGCTTGGCGTTGAATAATCCTAGTGATGAGATTCTTTTGAAAAGATCGAATAAATCAGGAATAAGTATTCTTAAAATAGATGGAGCGGACTTCCCTCTAGATCCCAACAAAAATGTTTGTCTTGTTTCTTTAAAAGAATTTATTAATGAATGTCCCTATCCTATTGGATTTGAAATAGAAATCCTAAAAAAAATAAAACCTGGGAGCGGAATAGGATCTAGCGCGGCTAGTTCGGCTGGCGTAGTAGCCGGAGCTAATCTACTATTAGGAAATCCTTTCAGCACTCTAGAATTGATCCGATTTGCTATGGAAGGGGAACGTTTAGTTAGTGGGAGTGGGGGAAATCATGCTGATAATGTTGCTCCAGTTTTAATGGGAGGAATTACGTTAATAAGAAGTTATAATCCTTTAGATATTGCAAATATCCATGTCCCTAATGATTTATGGATTAGCGTAATTCATCCCTCGATTGAGATAAAAACTTCTGACGCACGTCAAATTCTAAAGAAAAAAGTTTTTATGAAGGATGCAATAAAACAATGTGGAAATTTTGGATCTTTTATTGCAGGTTTATATCAAGGAAATTATGATCTAATAAGGAGATCATTAGAAGATGTAATGGTCGAACCAATCCGAGGTATGCTTATTCCCTCATTTTACCAGGTAAAAGCTAAATGTCAAGAAGTCGGAGCTTTAGGCGGAGGTATATCTGGATCTGGACCTTCGATATTTATGTTAAGCAAAGGGGAAAAAACTGCATATATTGTTAGTTCAGTAATGGAAGGTATATATGATTCTCTAAAAATAGAATATCAAGTTTACACTTCCTCAATAAATCAAAAAGGATTAAAATGGGATGAAATTTAA
- the aspS gene encoding aspartate--tRNA ligase, whose translation MFRTHNCGTLRQKNVGEEVILAGWVKRVRNLGTVSFIDLRDHYGITQLTFYGKNTLKKKADQLGREFVIQVCGKVADRKSKNLKNPTGFIEVVVSKLRILSYSKIPPFIIEEKTDGNEDLRMKYRYLDLRRDFIKKKLITRHKIVFEIRKYLSENGFLEIETPLLVKSTPEGARDFVIPSRTNPGQFYALPQSPQSFKQLLMIGGIDKYFQIVKCFRDEDLRSDRQPEFTQIDCEMSFVEEEDVIKISENLINYIFQKIRNCRFAKSFPRISYKEAIKRYGSDKPDIRFEMIIKELNDVIPKKNNRVAGISIPGCANYSIRQLNDITEWSKLHHIRNLTWVKCLIDGKFQSPFFDQKYFKIFSDRFGAKPGDLLLILSGLDDQTVRIQLGKIRIEMADRLGLRKTNQFSPIWIVDFPLFVWNEDNKRYDSFHHPFTSPKEENIYLLKKNPEKIIAKSYDLVINGKEIGGGSIRINKRSIQESIFNLLGFSRKEIFSKFGFLMEAFEYGTPPHGGIALGLDRFVALLKGEDSIRDFIAFPKNNSYRDPMIGTPSYLSDDQLKELHIFIKR comes from the coding sequence ATGTTTCGAACACATAATTGTGGGACTCTTCGTCAAAAAAATGTTGGGGAAGAGGTTATTTTAGCTGGATGGGTTAAAAGAGTTAGAAATCTAGGAACAGTAAGTTTTATAGATTTAAGGGATCATTATGGAATAACTCAACTAACTTTTTATGGAAAAAATACTTTAAAAAAAAAAGCGGATCAATTGGGTAGAGAATTCGTTATACAAGTATGCGGAAAAGTTGCTGATAGAAAATCTAAAAATCTTAAAAATCCTACTGGATTTATTGAGGTTGTTGTTTCTAAACTTAGAATTCTAAGCTATTCAAAAATACCCCCATTTATTATAGAAGAAAAAACAGATGGAAATGAAGATCTTCGAATGAAATATCGTTATCTTGACTTACGTAGAGATTTTATTAAAAAAAAACTTATTACTCGGCACAAGATAGTTTTCGAAATACGAAAATATCTTTCAGAAAACGGATTTCTGGAAATCGAAACCCCCCTTTTAGTTAAATCCACTCCTGAAGGAGCACGAGATTTCGTAATTCCGTCCAGAACAAATCCTGGACAGTTTTATGCTCTCCCTCAATCTCCTCAATCTTTCAAACAGCTCCTAATGATAGGCGGAATAGATAAATATTTTCAAATTGTTAAATGCTTTCGTGATGAAGATTTGCGTTCAGATAGACAACCAGAATTCACTCAAATTGATTGCGAAATGTCTTTTGTTGAAGAAGAAGATGTCATTAAGATATCCGAAAATCTTATAAATTATATTTTTCAAAAAATAAGGAATTGCAGATTTGCAAAGAGTTTTCCAAGAATTTCCTATAAAGAGGCTATAAAACGATACGGATCTGATAAACCAGATATACGTTTTGAGATGATTATTAAGGAATTAAATGATGTAATCCCAAAGAAAAATAATAGAGTAGCAGGCATTTCTATACCTGGATGTGCTAATTACAGCATAAGACAATTAAATGATATTACCGAATGGAGTAAACTCCATCATATAAGAAATCTTACTTGGGTGAAATGTTTGATTGATGGAAAATTTCAATCACCCTTTTTTGATCAAAAATATTTTAAAATTTTTTCTGATCGCTTTGGCGCTAAGCCTGGCGATCTTTTATTAATACTTTCAGGTTTAGATGATCAAACAGTTAGGATACAACTAGGAAAAATTAGAATTGAGATGGCAGACCGTTTAGGCTTGCGAAAAACGAATCAATTTTCCCCTATTTGGATAGTTGATTTTCCTTTGTTTGTGTGGAATGAAGATAATAAGCGTTATGATTCTTTTCATCATCCTTTCACTTCACCTAAAGAAGAAAATATTTACCTTCTGAAAAAGAATCCAGAAAAAATTATCGCCAAATCTTATGATTTGGTTATTAATGGAAAAGAAATCGGAGGGGGATCTATTAGAATAAATAAACGTTCCATACAAGAATCTATTTTCAATCTATTGGGATTTTCTAGAAAAGAAATTTTCTCTAAATTTGGCTTTCTAATGGAAGCTTTTGAATATGGTACGCCTCCACATGGTGGAATTGCGTTAGGCCTTGATCGTTTTGTAGCTCTTCTTAAAGGCGAAGATAGTATAAGGGATTTTATTGCTTTTCCAAAAAATAATTCTTATCGAGATCCAATGATAGGAACTCCTTCATATTTAAGTGACGATCAATTAAAAGAGCTTCATATTTTCATAAAGCGATGA
- a CDS encoding Mur ligase family protein has protein sequence MDYYKWILSKLHTDKIRNNKNRKTDLLRIQSFCNYLGNPEHSFKSIHIGGTNGKGSVAHMLSSILQESGFKTGLLTSPHLKNLRERIRSNGLLIEEDFIVSYIRKHKIFAEKIGLSFFEFMTSLAFLYFKEKNVDIAVIEVGMGGRMDSTNIITPIISIITNISYDHTDFLGKNLSKIASEKAGIIKPKIPVVLGSFHDETDKVFREVAFSKKAPIFYSENSNNQNYYAIPLKGDYQILNKKTVIKSIDVLQSLGLKITENSIILGFKNVIKNTKLQGRWQVIRQKPKIICDTAHNEEGIKWVSKQLMRESYNKLHLILGFVRGKDVLKILSHFPSKAYYYFCQPNLHRRLHIEDLEKLVSVNYKKNAKYFFTVKEALFEAEKLASEEDFIFIGGSNFVVSEII, from the coding sequence ATGGACTATTATAAATGGATTTTAAGTAAATTACACACGGATAAGATCCGCAATAATAAGAATCGCAAAACTGATTTGCTAAGAATTCAATCTTTCTGCAATTATTTGGGAAATCCTGAACATAGTTTTAAATCAATCCATATTGGAGGAACTAATGGAAAAGGATCAGTGGCTCACATGTTATCTTCCATTCTTCAAGAATCAGGATTCAAAACAGGATTGCTTACTTCTCCTCATCTGAAAAATTTGCGTGAACGTATTCGTTCAAACGGGTTATTAATTGAAGAAGATTTTATCGTTAGTTATATTCGGAAACACAAAATTTTTGCTGAAAAAATTGGTCTCTCTTTTTTTGAATTTATGACATCTTTAGCTTTTCTTTACTTCAAAGAAAAAAATGTAGATATAGCTGTAATTGAAGTAGGAATGGGAGGAAGAATGGATTCAACAAATATTATTACTCCCATAATTTCTATAATAACCAATATTTCTTATGATCATACTGATTTTTTAGGAAAAAATTTATCTAAAATTGCTTCTGAAAAAGCAGGCATTATTAAGCCAAAAATTCCAGTTGTTTTAGGATCGTTTCATGATGAAACGGATAAAGTTTTTCGAGAAGTTGCTTTTTCAAAAAAAGCACCTATTTTCTATTCTGAGAATAGCAATAATCAGAATTACTATGCAATACCATTAAAAGGTGACTATCAAATATTAAATAAAAAAACAGTAATAAAATCTATAGATGTTTTACAAAGTTTAGGATTAAAAATTACTGAAAACTCTATAATTTTGGGGTTTAAAAATGTTATTAAAAATACTAAACTCCAAGGAAGGTGGCAAGTGATAAGACAAAAACCTAAAATTATATGTGATACTGCACATAATGAAGAAGGTATAAAATGGGTATCTAAACAACTTATGCGGGAATCCTATAATAAGTTGCATTTAATTTTAGGTTTTGTTAGAGGAAAAGATGTCTTAAAAATACTATCCCATTTTCCATCTAAAGCTTATTATTATTTTTGTCAACCTAATTTACATAGACGTTTACATATAGAAGATCTTGAAAAATTGGTTAGTGTTAACTATAAAAAAAATGCAAAATATTTTTTTACGGTAAAAGAAGCTCTTTTTGAGGCAGAGAAATTAGCCTCAGAAGAGGACTTTATTTTTATAGGAGGAAGCAATTTCGTAGTATCAGAAATTATTTAA
- the rpe gene encoding ribulose-phosphate 3-epimerase, which produces MIHYLRSHMKKILSLSILSANLSNIHKEIKMLNNSKADCIHVDIMDSMFVPNISFGITVLKYVKKYAKKPLYLHLMILEPERYIQRIKKFGVDCIYVHYEACVRNLHRTISLIKETDIKAGVAINPHTPVNILQNVIKELDIVLLMGVNPGFGGQEIIEHIYQKLYETKDLILKKRSPALIEIDGGISWKNASYLLDKGVDILTLGTTIMGA; this is translated from the coding sequence ATGATTCATTATTTAAGATCCCATATGAAAAAAATTCTTTCACTTTCGATTCTATCAGCAAATTTATCTAATATTCATAAAGAGATAAAAATGCTAAACAATAGCAAAGCGGATTGTATCCATGTTGATATCATGGATAGTATGTTTGTCCCTAATATATCCTTTGGAATTACGGTTTTAAAATATGTTAAAAAATATGCAAAAAAACCTTTATATCTACATTTGATGATATTAGAACCTGAAAGATATATTCAAAGAATTAAAAAATTCGGTGTAGATTGTATCTACGTTCATTATGAAGCATGTGTACGTAATCTTCATAGAACCATTTCCTTAATTAAGGAAACTGATATAAAAGCCGGAGTAGCAATTAACCCACATACTCCGGTTAATATTTTACAAAATGTAATTAAAGAATTAGATATTGTTTTATTGATGGGGGTAAATCCAGGTTTTGGTGGACAAGAAATTATTGAACATATTTATCAAAAACTTTACGAGACTAAGGATTTAATTTTAAAAAAAAGATCCCCTGCATTAATTGAGATAGATGGAGGAATTAGCTGGAAGAATGCTTCTTATCTCTTAGATAAAGGAGTCGATATATTAACGTTGGGAACAACCATTATGGGTGCATGA